From the Polaribacter tangerinus genome, the window ACTCTAAACAAGGCTGAAACACTGCTCTTTTAATTACAAAACCATCATTTAAAAAAGGCTGTAATTGCTTTTTCAAAGCAGCAGAAAAAGGCACTCTACCCTTAGAGTCTGCCTTGCATTCATATGTACCTATTAAATTGATCAATGATAATATTGTTTTATAATCTGATTCAAAAATATGTAATTTTTACCACTTTTTACCACCTTTTACCACATTGTTAATAAATATTTGATTTTTTATACTTATTGATGCTTAAAAAATGAAATTCAAGGTTTTAACTAAAAATTATTTATATTGCAAAAAAGAATTACATTTGCGGTTCAGTAAATCTAAATAGATCAATGACGGATAAGTTAAAAACCGAAGGAAAATTTACATATGTAGAAGCAGGGGAAGGACCAGTAATCATTGTTTTACATGGATTAATGGGAGCTTTAAGTAATTTTGAAAGTACGTTTAATCACTTTTCTGCAAACGGTTATAAAGTTCTAATTCCAGAACTTCCATTATACTCAATGCCTCTTTTAAAAACGAATGTTAAGAATTTAGCAGGTTTTTTAAAAGAATTTATGGAGTTTAAAAAAGTAGAAAAAACCATCCTTTTAGGAAATTCATTAGGAGGACATATAAGCCTATATTTTACCAAGCATTATCCAGAAAAAGTATCTGCACTTGTGTTAACAGGGAGTTCTGGTTTGTATGAAAAAGCAATGGGAGATAGTTTTCCGAAAAGAGGAAGTTATGAGTACATAGAGAAAAAAACCAAAGGTGTTTTTTACGATCCTGCAATAGGAACCAAAGAAATGGTAGATGATGTTTTTAAAATTGTAAATGACAGGAACTCTGTAATACGAACTCTTGCCATTGCAAAAAGTGCTATTAGACATAATATGGCAAAAGATTTACCAGCCATGAAACAACCAACGTGTATTATTTGGGGAAAACAAGATACTGTTACACCTCCAGAAGTTGCTGATGGTTTTCATGAACTAATGCCAAATTCAAGTTTATTTTGGATAGACAAATGTGGACACGCAGCGATGATGGAAAAACCAAAGGAATTCAACAACTATCTTCATACTTGGTTATTAGAAAACAATATCTAGTTTTCTTCAACTTCTATTTATCGAACAACCATTAACCTTAAAAAGTATTTTTTGTGAAAATTAAATCTGCAGATTTTG encodes:
- a CDS encoding alpha/beta fold hydrolase, which translates into the protein MTDKLKTEGKFTYVEAGEGPVIIVLHGLMGALSNFESTFNHFSANGYKVLIPELPLYSMPLLKTNVKNLAGFLKEFMEFKKVEKTILLGNSLGGHISLYFTKHYPEKVSALVLTGSSGLYEKAMGDSFPKRGSYEYIEKKTKGVFYDPAIGTKEMVDDVFKIVNDRNSVIRTLAIAKSAIRHNMAKDLPAMKQPTCIIWGKQDTVTPPEVADGFHELMPNSSLFWIDKCGHAAMMEKPKEFNNYLHTWLLENNI